The sequence CCCCATGCCCCATGCCCAATTACCAATTACCTATTCGCTATTTCATACTTTGTTTCTTTTCAGCTTTCATATCTCGGGTACCTACGGCAGCTAGTTCGGCATCCATCAAAGTACGTCCTGTTGCTGCTAGATATACGTCATCCAAACTAGGGCGAGATTGAGCAATACCGAAAGTTGGTAAACCGGCATCATTTAAGGCTTGCTGTATGGTAATCAAGGCATCATTTTGCTGACTTACTACCAAATTTAATGAATTACCTTGAGCGCCATTGATAATTACTTCTTGAACAAAAGGCAAGGAAGTTAGTAAACTTTTGGCTTTTTCTGCTTCATCATCTGAAGTAAACTCGCGAATACGCAGGGTGACTCTATCTCCCCCTACTTTATCTTTTAATTGTGATGGTGTTCCTGTAGCAATTACCTCACCGCGATCTATAATTGCAACCCTATCGGCTAAAGCATCAATTTCTTCCAAATAGTGGCTAGTAATTAATACTGTAGTTCCTGCTTCTCGCAACTTCCTTAAAAATTCCCAAACTACAAAACGGCTCTCGATATCAAGCCCCGCAGTCGGTTCGTCCAACACCAATACAGTAGGTGCGTGCAGCAATCCCGCAGCTAAATCTAAACGCTTGCGTAAACCACCAGAATAAGTACCTGTTTTTTTATTC comes from Rivularia sp. PCC 7116 and encodes:
- a CDS encoding ABC transporter ATP-binding protein; protein product: MAPAVLVENLKKRYGTTEAVKNISFKVEPGEIFGLLGPNGAGKTTTLRALCSLTTPDAGKIEVSGISVIDNPREARKRLGYVAQEVALDKVLTGKELLQLQAALYHIPAKVTKERINTVLDLLGLQEYANKKTGTYSGGLRKRLDLAAGLLHAPTVLVLDEPTAGLDIESRFVVWEFLRKLREAGTTVLITSHYLEEIDALADRVAIIDRGEVIATGTPSQLKDKVGGDRVTLRIREFTSDDEAEKAKSLLTSLPFVQEVIINGAQGNSLNLVVSQQNDALITIQQALNDAGLPTFGIAQSRPSLDDVYLAATGRTLMDAELAAVGTRDMKAEKKQSMK